A single window of Xylocopilactobacillus apicola DNA harbors:
- a CDS encoding tyrosine-protein phosphatase, producing MKLVNFRDLGGIKNRNGQLVKHKRLLRSGEVVNVDQEVIDQLVQDYQLKQIVDLRSEEEFIERPDDKIPGVDLINLQIMKGAKTNGFSLQDFARIGDVSFVDDHMLNVYHDVVSNPISQEYYGNFLQLLIDTPDGSTLFHCFAGKDRTGIAAALILWLLDVENEEVVKDYLQTNVDRKVANDEIIDGFRREGYEGDELLALAVSLEVKEEYLEIVQNFINQNYGSVKKYAEEELNFDQSKVDKLQDLYLVSD from the coding sequence ATGAAACTAGTGAATTTTCGTGATTTAGGTGGAATAAAAAATAGAAATGGTCAATTAGTGAAACATAAGCGGTTGCTTAGATCTGGTGAGGTTGTTAACGTTGATCAAGAAGTAATAGACCAATTGGTGCAAGATTACCAATTGAAGCAAATAGTAGATTTAAGAAGTGAAGAAGAATTCATTGAGAGGCCTGATGATAAAATTCCAGGAGTTGACCTCATAAACTTACAAATCATGAAAGGAGCAAAGACGAACGGATTCAGCCTCCAAGATTTTGCTAGAATCGGTGATGTTTCATTTGTGGATGATCATATGCTTAATGTCTATCACGATGTTGTATCTAATCCGATTTCTCAAGAATACTATGGGAATTTCTTACAATTATTAATTGATACCCCGGATGGTTCAACGCTTTTTCATTGCTTTGCTGGTAAAGATCGAACTGGGATTGCTGCAGCCTTGATTCTATGGCTTTTGGATGTCGAAAACGAAGAGGTTGTGAAGGATTATTTACAGACTAATGTAGATCGAAAAGTTGCTAATGATGAAATTATTGATGGATTCAGACGTGAGGGTTATGAGGGAGATGAGCTTCTGGCTTTAGCAGTTTCTCTTGAAGTAAAAGAAGAATACTTAGAAATCGTTCAAAATTTTATTAATCAAAATTATGGTAGCGTCAAAAAATATGCAGAAGAAGAGTTAAACTTCGATCAAAGTAAAGTAGATAAATTACAGGACTTATATTTAGTTTCTGATTAA
- a CDS encoding BspA family leucine-rich repeat surface protein — translation MVAISGGGQLASRVKSTFLEPRLLSEVVKTNDFRLTGESKFVNGQGSVTLDWDRVSDTSDGYIVQRTTNSAISDDDFAWEVAPTNYGKHVKILNVYPPGGNFLKGWMNQNNGTGQPVSMNLIDVTEVSLPNFNANPDGYLKDAAGNYQYDGIYFGSADSNGGWTAGVNDLTAISQPAVAAFADTGRSLILGHDTICDISMGVHPYFNMFASKIGIELARDIESKGGRIDSYNWRGSNQVSFTTNGTLNQYPYNLDSNAVYNISSSHSLSQFFMYDGETTRWMHYSSNVWSGGSGPFTGNTNYAHDGTGKVIGDDNWYLVTKNNYAMIQTGHSNGSCTPDEAKIIANMTYYTSTLNTTTHGEDYTVKDTAVPDSPTESLNGLTGTQLSLNINSQDEGSDYYYRVKAKSDVAAKYSDVIKTTVTSGIKGYVYTVDANPTGTPPVIKNPSTGVVTNINLNPTSSSDPQAILNLSLPASYGKYVHIVAVDNANNVSEVKNINLNDFKWWDIDPTTKVLTIYPHELNGSVDTTGASVWPWHGQAADVTKVVIKPGVTARGSLHNLFTDLTNATAIEGLASLDTSNVTDMNAMFAQCQSLTSLDVSKFKTANVTDMNSMFNYCTRLTSLDVSSFVTNQVTSMRGMFQGCLGITELDLNNFNTSLVQDFSYMFNEMHGLKKLNVTSFNTSSATDMTVMFAHMSVLPSLDLSSFNTSNVTTMTSMFDGSPKLWQLTLGSTSKLATDCALKDPRVEDEIIDSLATYYVTNPNWREVGSGGTVHDPKGTAKTAAQIISDSSTATGTRIYVWDQQGRQTLTTTGSIDFGTHRGSIRAHNYTSAAQSFNITDNRNSRNGKVWRVEASLTKQFELATDTTKKISGNPLYYQSNGATTNLTSTAQTVYNGTAGSGYQDALAIPWNLSFKARASDIPAPGHYKATVTYTLVNVP, via the coding sequence ATGGTAGCGATTTCAGGGGGGGGGCAATTAGCTAGCCGTGTTAAATCTACTTTTCTAGAACCGCGATTATTGTCTGAAGTAGTAAAGACCAATGATTTTCGTTTAACTGGGGAAAGTAAATTTGTAAACGGTCAAGGTTCAGTTACTTTAGATTGGGACCGAGTTTCTGATACTTCTGATGGTTATATTGTTCAAAGAACCACTAACAGTGCTATTTCAGATGATGATTTTGCTTGGGAAGTCGCACCAACTAATTATGGTAAGCATGTCAAAATCTTAAATGTTTATCCACCTGGAGGAAATTTCCTAAAAGGTTGGATGAATCAAAATAATGGAACTGGTCAGCCGGTTTCAATGAACTTAATTGACGTTACAGAAGTGTCATTGCCCAATTTTAATGCAAATCCCGATGGCTATTTAAAGGATGCAGCTGGTAATTATCAATACGATGGAATTTATTTTGGTTCTGCTGACAGTAACGGTGGTTGGACTGCGGGAGTTAATGATTTAACAGCTATATCTCAACCTGCTGTTGCAGCTTTTGCAGATACGGGAAGATCATTAATTTTGGGACATGATACCATTTGTGATATTTCAATGGGTGTACATCCTTATTTTAATATGTTTGCTTCTAAAATAGGTATTGAGTTGGCTAGAGATATTGAATCTAAGGGCGGAAGAATTGATAGCTATAATTGGCGAGGTTCAAATCAAGTTTCTTTTACTACGAATGGAACGTTGAATCAATATCCTTATAATCTTGATAGCAATGCTGTTTATAATATTTCCTCATCCCACTCGTTATCTCAATTTTTTATGTATGATGGGGAGACCACTAGATGGATGCACTACAGTTCTAACGTATGGAGTGGAGGAAGTGGACCATTTACTGGTAATACTAACTACGCTCATGATGGTACGGGTAAGGTGATTGGTGATGATAACTGGTATCTGGTTACCAAAAACAATTATGCGATGATTCAAACAGGGCATTCTAATGGATCTTGTACACCAGACGAGGCAAAAATCATTGCCAATATGACCTATTACACAAGCACACTTAATACGACAACTCACGGTGAGGACTATACAGTTAAAGATACGGCAGTGCCAGATAGCCCAACTGAATCACTTAATGGATTAACCGGCACCCAATTAAGCCTTAATATCAACTCTCAAGATGAGGGAAGCGACTATTATTATCGCGTAAAAGCAAAATCAGATGTTGCTGCAAAATATTCTGATGTAATTAAAACCACTGTTACAAGCGGCATTAAAGGATATGTCTACACTGTCGATGCCAATCCAACTGGAACCCCGCCTGTGATAAAAAATCCTTCAACTGGTGTTGTTACTAATATTAATTTAAATCCGACTTCTTCATCAGACCCGCAAGCAATTCTCAATTTGTCGCTCCCTGCTAGTTATGGTAAATACGTTCATATCGTAGCAGTTGATAATGCAAATAACGTTTCGGAAGTTAAAAACATCAACTTAAATGATTTCAAGTGGTGGGATATTGACCCGACTACTAAAGTTTTAACAATTTACCCACATGAATTAAACGGTTCAGTGGATACAACGGGCGCTTCTGTTTGGCCTTGGCATGGACAAGCGGCAGATGTCACAAAGGTTGTAATTAAACCAGGAGTAACAGCTCGCGGATCACTTCACAATTTATTTACTGACCTCACGAATGCAACCGCTATTGAAGGACTTGCATCTTTGGATACCTCAAACGTCACTGATATGAATGCAATGTTTGCGCAGTGTCAGAGCTTGACCAGTCTTGATGTGAGTAAATTCAAAACCGCCAATGTGACAGATATGAATAGTATGTTTAACTATTGTACTAGATTAACTAGTTTGGATGTCAGTAGCTTTGTTACGAACCAGGTTACCAGTATGCGAGGGATGTTCCAGGGATGTCTGGGGATCACAGAGTTGGATCTAAATAATTTCAACACCAGCCTGGTACAAGATTTTAGTTACATGTTTAATGAGATGCATGGATTGAAGAAGTTGAATGTGACCAGCTTTAATACATCAAGTGCCACCGACATGACGGTAATGTTTGCGCACATGTCGGTGCTTCCGAGTCTTGATCTTAGTAGTTTTAACACGAGTAATGTTACAACAATGACGTCAATGTTTGATGGGAGTCCGAAGTTGTGGCAGTTGACACTTGGAAGTACTTCTAAATTAGCAACAGATTGTGCTTTAAAAGATCCAAGAGTAGAGGATGAGATTATAGATTCGCTCGCAACATATTACGTGACAAATCCGAATTGGCGTGAGGTTGGATCAGGAGGAACGGTTCACGATCCGAAGGGAACAGCAAAAACTGCAGCTCAGATTATCAGTGATTCGTCTACCGCCACCGGAACACGAATTTATGTATGGGATCAACAAGGCAGGCAGACATTAACAACAACCGGCAGTATCGATTTTGGGACTCATAGAGGATCTATTCGGGCGCATAATTACACGAGTGCGGCTCAGAGCTTCAATATTACCGACAATCGGAATTCTCGCAACGGAAAAGTTTGGCGCGTCGAAGCGTCGTTGACGAAACAATTTGAACTTGCGACTGACACCACCAAGAAGATCTCAGGAAATCCACTCTATTATCAAAGTAACGGAGCGACAACTAATCTCACCTCAACGGCTCAGACTGTGTATAACGGGACGGCAGGTAGTGGCTATCAAGACGCACTCGCGATTCCCTGGAATCTGAGCTTTAAAGCGCGGGCAAGCGATATTCCAGCACCTGGTCACTACAAGGCGACCGTGACGTATACTTTAGTTAACGTGCCTTGA
- a CDS encoding putative holin-like toxin, which produces MTVFQAISLMISFGLLIATS; this is translated from the coding sequence TTGACTGTTTTTCAAGCTATCTCGTTGATGATTTCATTTGGTTTGCTTATTGCAACATCTTAA
- a CDS encoding APC family permease: MCRKEDPSVYEQKDAHLARTLRVRDFLALGVGTIVSTAIFTLPGAVAAAHAGPAVALSFLGAAVVSGLVAFAYAEMSSAMPFAGSAYSWINVIFGEFFGWLAGWALLAEYFIAVAFVGSGFSANLQGLLSPLGFKLPTFLAKSLGAKGGFIDIISAVVIIAVALLLSRGMKEAARVENVLVIAKVLAVILFLVVGATAIKVQNYVPFIPKYHVNPDGSAFGGWQGIYAGVSMIFLAYIGFDSIAANSAEARDPQKTMPRGILGSLAIGVVLFVSVSLVLVGMFKYTDYANNAEPVGWALRQSGHAVIGSIVQAVIVLGMFTALIGMTMAGSRLIYSFGRDLLLPKWLGKLNKNNLPNHALLVLTIMAVIVGAIFPFDQLSQLISAGTLVAFMFVTLGIYGLRQREKKDIKNEGFKMPLYPVLPFLGFAGSLVVFLGISTEAKIYAAGWFLIGIIIYFLYGMKHSYLNKEKEDSQNGTE; the protein is encoded by the coding sequence ATGTGCCGTAAGGAAGATCCAAGTGTATACGAACAAAAAGACGCTCATTTAGCGCGGACTCTTAGAGTCCGCGATTTTTTAGCTTTAGGGGTTGGAACAATTGTTTCAACAGCTATTTTTACTTTGCCAGGAGCAGTAGCTGCTGCCCACGCAGGTCCAGCAGTAGCGTTGTCGTTCTTGGGCGCTGCGGTTGTATCAGGGTTAGTAGCATTTGCTTATGCAGAGATGTCTTCGGCAATGCCTTTTGCTGGTTCTGCTTATTCTTGGATTAATGTAATTTTTGGCGAATTCTTTGGTTGGCTTGCTGGTTGGGCGCTTTTAGCTGAATATTTTATTGCAGTAGCTTTTGTAGGCTCAGGTTTTTCGGCCAACTTGCAGGGATTATTGTCTCCTTTGGGTTTTAAACTGCCAACATTTTTGGCAAAATCATTGGGTGCAAAGGGTGGATTTATTGACATAATTTCGGCCGTAGTAATTATTGCAGTGGCATTATTACTTTCTCGCGGAATGAAAGAAGCAGCACGAGTGGAAAATGTTTTAGTTATTGCTAAAGTTTTGGCTGTTATTTTATTCCTTGTTGTTGGAGCAACGGCGATTAAAGTTCAAAATTATGTTCCGTTTATTCCTAAATATCACGTAAATCCAGATGGGAGTGCTTTTGGTGGTTGGCAAGGTATTTATGCCGGTGTTTCAATGATTTTCCTTGCTTATATCGGTTTTGATTCCATTGCAGCTAATTCAGCCGAAGCTCGGGATCCACAAAAGACAATGCCTCGTGGCATTTTAGGCTCTTTAGCAATTGGTGTAGTTTTGTTTGTTTCGGTATCTTTAGTTCTAGTTGGGATGTTTAAGTACACTGATTATGCAAATAATGCAGAACCAGTTGGCTGGGCATTGAGACAAAGCGGCCATGCAGTTATTGGATCGATAGTCCAGGCCGTTATTGTTCTCGGAATGTTCACTGCTTTGATCGGAATGACAATGGCAGGCTCAAGACTAATTTATTCTTTTGGTCGAGACCTTTTACTTCCGAAATGGTTAGGCAAGTTAAATAAGAACAATTTACCTAATCATGCTCTTCTGGTTCTAACAATTATGGCAGTCATTGTCGGGGCAATTTTTCCGTTTGACCAGCTTTCACAGTTAATTTCTGCTGGAACGTTAGTTGCTTTTATGTTTGTGACGTTAGGAATTTACGGCTTACGGCAGCGAGAGAAAAAAGATATCAAAAATGAAGGCTTTAAAATGCCGCTTTATCCAGTCTTGCCATTCTTGGGTTTTGCTGGTTCCTTAGTAGTATTTTTAGGAATAAGCACGGAAGCTAAAATTTATGCTGCTGGCTGGTTTTTGATCGGAATAATAATTTACTTCTTGTACGGAATGAAACATTCATATTTAAACAAAGAGAAGGAGGATTCACAAAATGGAACTGAATGA
- a CDS encoding aspartate aminotransferase family protein, producing MELNENQKLLNSENKVLAPATRIQYFDLVVASGKGAVLTDLDGKEYVDLLASASATNTGHSHPHVVEAICQQAKQIIQYTPAYFANEPAARLATRLAELAPISGPVRVGWGNSGSDANDAIIKYARAYTKRPYIVSFTGAYHGSTYGSISISAVSLNMSRKIGPLLPDIVKVPYPDPSKKPANETLNDFVDRYWEAFKLPFETYLPVEEVAAIIIEPIQGDGGIIKAPDEYMQRLYKFAHDHGILFAIDEVNQGLGRTGKWWSIQHFNLEPDIMTVGKSIASGLPLSAVIGRAEILDSLDSPANTYTTAGNPVTTAAANATLDVIENEHLVERSEKLGKLAQEFFDQEKDKYDFIGDVRFYGLNGGVDIVDPQTHQPDSDATNMIIYRMFELGVVVISLRGYTLRIQPPLVITEEQLQHVFTAFKQTFSELAAGKLSLPENADQMGW from the coding sequence ATGGAACTGAATGAAAATCAAAAATTATTAAACTCTGAAAATAAAGTACTTGCTCCGGCAACCCGGATTCAATATTTTGATTTAGTCGTTGCCAGTGGCAAAGGAGCCGTTCTAACCGATTTGGACGGCAAAGAATACGTTGATTTGTTAGCCAGCGCTTCGGCAACTAATACTGGGCATTCCCATCCACATGTGGTGGAGGCCATTTGTCAACAAGCTAAGCAAATAATTCAGTACACACCTGCTTATTTTGCCAATGAACCAGCAGCACGGTTGGCGACTCGTTTGGCAGAATTGGCTCCGATTAGCGGACCTGTACGAGTGGGCTGGGGGAATTCAGGATCTGATGCCAATGATGCCATTATTAAATACGCTCGTGCTTATACAAAACGTCCGTATATTGTGAGTTTTACCGGTGCTTATCACGGGTCGACCTACGGTTCCATTAGTATTTCAGCAGTTAGTTTAAATATGAGTCGCAAGATTGGCCCGCTATTACCAGATATAGTAAAAGTTCCTTACCCTGATCCCAGTAAAAAACCAGCCAATGAAACATTAAACGATTTTGTGGACCGCTACTGGGAAGCATTCAAATTGCCATTTGAAACCTATTTGCCAGTTGAAGAAGTGGCGGCAATTATTATTGAACCAATTCAAGGTGATGGTGGAATTATTAAGGCGCCGGATGAATACATGCAGCGCTTATACAAATTTGCCCATGATCATGGAATTCTGTTTGCCATTGATGAAGTTAATCAAGGTCTTGGACGAACCGGAAAATGGTGGTCAATTCAACACTTTAATTTGGAACCCGACATTATGACGGTTGGAAAATCGATCGCTTCAGGTCTGCCTTTGAGCGCAGTGATTGGTCGAGCAGAAATTTTGGACAGCCTTGATTCACCTGCTAACACTTACACGACAGCAGGGAACCCAGTTACAACTGCTGCTGCAAATGCAACATTAGATGTGATTGAAAATGAGCATCTGGTTGAACGGTCGGAGAAATTGGGTAAATTAGCGCAAGAATTCTTTGATCAAGAAAAGGATAAATATGATTTTATCGGCGATGTACGTTTTTACGGTTTGAACGGAGGGGTCGATATCGTTGACCCTCAAACTCATCAGCCAGACAGTGATGCGACTAATATGATTATTTATCGCATGTTTGAATTAGGAGTAGTTGTTATTAGTTTACGCGGTTATACTTTGCGGATTCAGCCGCCTTTGGTAATCACAGAAGAACAACTACAACACGTATTCACTGCATTTAAACAAACATTTTCAGAGTTGGCAGCTGGAAAGCTGAGTTTGCCGGAAAATGCAGATCAAATGGGCTGGTAA
- a CDS encoding DUF3042 family protein, which translates to MAKKFISGFVTGSVAAIGAVAASAYAFKKTVVEPTEEKAQQIEDNRRRANRKSHQAHMG; encoded by the coding sequence ATGGCTAAGAAATTTATCTCTGGTTTTGTAACTGGCAGTGTTGCAGCTATTGGCGCTGTTGCTGCGTCGGCTTATGCTTTTAAAAAGACTGTCGTTGAACCAACTGAAGAAAAAGCACAACAGATTGAAGACAATCGTCGTCGTGCTAACCGTAAGAGTCACCAAGCTCATATGGGTTAA
- the miaA gene encoding tRNA (adenosine(37)-N6)-dimethylallyltransferase MiaA, with translation MKKIKKIIVIVGPTATGKTDLAVRLAEKLNTYIISGDSMQIYRYFKIGTAQPDLSAIDVPYYLVNQIEPTERFSVYDFKQAANEIIDHNSTIPIIAGGTGLYINSFLRNYSLGELEEKQYQDFLMSNENLNLTDLINWLQEIDPTATPYVDLANKRRVLRAIAIKKLTGRSIVDQKESEVEFDPYIIGLNTARNVLYERIEKRVDQMMEQGIVYEAEDVYIHQEDYPLLTKAIAYKEFFPYFAKNCELSASVALLKQKSRNYAKRQLTWFRNKMQVNWYDLSEPDFITQIEHDVMQWLAFLD, from the coding sequence ATGAAAAAAATTAAAAAAATTATCGTAATTGTCGGTCCTACCGCAACAGGAAAGACAGATTTAGCCGTTAGATTGGCTGAAAAGTTAAATACCTATATAATTTCAGGGGATTCGATGCAAATATATCGCTATTTTAAGATTGGTACTGCTCAACCTGATTTGAGTGCAATTGATGTTCCTTATTATTTGGTTAATCAGATTGAGCCGACTGAGCGTTTTTCGGTTTATGACTTTAAACAGGCTGCAAATGAAATTATTGATCATAACTCCACGATTCCAATTATTGCAGGGGGGACGGGGCTTTATATCAATTCATTTCTTCGTAATTATTCTCTTGGTGAACTTGAAGAGAAGCAATACCAGGACTTTTTGATGTCTAATGAAAATTTAAATTTAACGGATCTGATTAATTGGTTGCAAGAAATTGATCCAACTGCGACCCCTTATGTTGACCTAGCTAATAAGCGCAGGGTTTTAAGAGCAATTGCAATTAAAAAACTCACAGGTCGCTCAATTGTTGATCAAAAGGAATCTGAAGTAGAATTTGACCCTTATATTATTGGACTCAACACAGCTCGGAATGTATTGTATGAGCGGATTGAAAAACGAGTAGACCAGATGATGGAACAAGGTATAGTTTATGAGGCAGAAGATGTATATATACATCAAGAAGATTATCCGCTTTTAACAAAAGCGATTGCCTACAAAGAATTTTTCCCTTATTTTGCCAAAAACTGCGAGCTTTCAGCTTCTGTTGCTCTTTTGAAGCAAAAGTCTCGTAATTATGCTAAACGTCAATTAACGTGGTTTCGTAATAAAATGCAGGTGAATTGGTATGATTTATCCGAACCCGATTTTATTACTCAAATTGAGCATGATGTTATGCAGTGGCTTGCTTTTCTGGATTGA
- a CDS encoding MerR family transcriptional regulator — translation MSKEIKRDLPILSLQVVMALTDLSARQIRYYEEKKLITYHRTDGHQRVFSLNDLDELLIIKEMLDSGETIKEIQQYRAKKTSGYQTETFKPVTDEEARDIFRNEMMRYLEIGKNNLD, via the coding sequence ATGAGTAAAGAAATTAAACGGGATCTCCCGATCCTTTCACTTCAGGTTGTCATGGCTTTGACGGATCTAAGTGCCCGCCAAATTAGATATTACGAAGAAAAAAAGTTAATCACTTATCATCGAACTGATGGTCATCAAAGGGTTTTCTCGCTTAATGATCTTGATGAATTATTGATTATTAAAGAGATGCTTGATAGTGGTGAAACGATTAAAGAAATTCAGCAATATCGAGCGAAAAAGACCTCAGGATATCAAACTGAAACTTTTAAACCCGTTACTGATGAAGAAGCACGAGATATTTTTCGTAATGAAATGATGCGTTATCTAGAAATTGGTAAAAATAATTTAGACTGA